The DNA sequence GCGTGGACCTGCGGCGATGTCGGCGCCATGCTCACGCTCATCGGCTGGCTAGTGCCCACCATCAACGATCAGGCTCAGAGCCTCCAGTACCGGATCAAGCAATACCGCAGCTACTACGGCCTACGCCCCCTGTGGCTGGCGTTCTACAGCGAGGCGCCCGAGATCGCACTGCCGATCGACCGAGTCGACCCGGCCCAGAGGCGCCGCTTCCGCAGCATCTCGATCCGGCTCTACCGCCGAGCAGTCGAGATCAGAGATGGACGGTTCGTGATCCGTCAGTACCTTGATGCCGCAGTCCGCGAAGCCAGCGAAGCCCGCCACCGGGCCCGAGGGCTTCACGGAGAAGAGCTGTCCGCGGCCGTCACCGCCGACCAGATCCTCGCCGGAATCGCCGCCCGGGCAGCCGGTACCCGCCCGGAGACCGACCAGCTCACCGAGTTCGCCGACTCCGAACGCCAGACCAGCAGGCCCATGGACGACATCGACGCTCTCCTCGACGTCGCGCGCCACCTGCCCCGCCAGCCCGCACGAGCCCCCCACCTTGAGCAGGTCTCTGCATGACGACCGACCTCACCCACCAGCCCGCCCACGTCCAGCTCCAGGCCCTGGATCGTCGCGAGATCTCCAGCCGCGAACTGCTCGACCTCCACCTGGCGCAGATCGACGCCAGCCAGATCAACGCCGTCGTCACCCGCGACGACAGCGCTGCCCGAGCCGTCGCACACGCGGCCGACGAACGCCGCGCCCGCAACGAGAGCACCGGCATCCTCGACGGCCTTCCCCTCACGATCAAGGACAGCTTCGAGACGGCCGGCCTGCGCACCACCAGTGGCGCCGAAGACCTCGCCGATCACGTTCCCGCACACGACGCCGACGCAGTCGCCCGGCTCCGCCACCAAGGCGCCGTCATCATGGGCAAGACCAATACCCCGGCCTACTGCCAAGACCTGCACACCGACAACGTCCTGTTCGGCCCCACGCTTAACCCGCATGACCCCAAGCGCACTACCGGCGGCTCCTCCGGCGGCCCCGCCGCAGCAGTCGCCGCCCGTCTGACCCCCGCCGACCTCGGCAGCGACCTCGCCGGCTCCCTGCGGCTCCCCGCCCACTACTGCGGTGTCTACGGCCTGCGCCCCACGCAGGGACTCATCCCGGCCCGCGGCCACGTCCCTCGCCCGCCGGGCTGGATCACCAGCAATGACATGGTCACCCCCGGCCCCCTGGCCCGCCACCCCCGAGACCTCGACCTGCTCCTCGCCGCACTGACGACACCGTCACCCGACGAGAACAACCCCTGGAGCGTCACGCTGCCCACAGCGCAACGCCCGATCGGCCAGCTCCGCGTGGAAGTGTGGGCCGACGACGCGAGCTGCCCAGTCGACCGCAAGACCGCCGATGCTCTCGCCACCGTCGAGCGGACGCTGACCTCCGCCGGCGCGAGTGTCCGCCACACCACGGGACCGGTCGGCTTCGCTGACTCTCTGCGCCTCTTCGAGCAGCTCCTCTACGCCACCACGACCGCAGCCACCGATGACGACGTCGGCGCCGCTGAACTCGCCGCTGCCCGTGACCTGCACACGGACGATGCGAGCCCTCGAGCCGCCTTCCTCCGCCACCGAACGCAGACACACCGTGTCTGGCTCCGCGCCAACGAGGAGCGCCTCCGGCTCCGGCAGACGTGGCACCGGTTCTTCGCCGACGCCCAGCACGACGTCCTCATTACGCCCGCCGCTCCTACTGCGGCGATCCCAGCCGGGAGCCGCTCTCTCGTGGTCGACAGCGTCGAGCGGAGCTTCTTCGACCAGACCGGCTGGGCCAACCTGACCAGCCACGTCGGTCTGCCCAGCCTGGTCATGCCTGCTGCGCGTAGTGCCGATGGCCTCCCGATCGGTGTGCAGCTGGTAGGACCGGCCTATTCGGAGCGGTCCTTGCTCGTGATGGCCGAGCACCTGGCGCCTCTGCTCGGCGGGACGGCCGCGGGCGTCATCGGATCATGGAGCGGATGACCTCTGCGTCGCCGTTGCAGGTGATGACGGCACCTTCATCGTCGGTAGGCGGTTCGAACCGAGCGAAGAAGTCGTCCAAGGCTTCGGGA is a window from the Streptomyces capillispiralis genome containing:
- a CDS encoding amidase family protein, encoding MTTDLTHQPAHVQLQALDRREISSRELLDLHLAQIDASQINAVVTRDDSAARAVAHAADERRARNESTGILDGLPLTIKDSFETAGLRTTSGAEDLADHVPAHDADAVARLRHQGAVIMGKTNTPAYCQDLHTDNVLFGPTLNPHDPKRTTGGSSGGPAAAVAARLTPADLGSDLAGSLRLPAHYCGVYGLRPTQGLIPARGHVPRPPGWITSNDMVTPGPLARHPRDLDLLLAALTTPSPDENNPWSVTLPTAQRPIGQLRVEVWADDASCPVDRKTADALATVERTLTSAGASVRHTTGPVGFADSLRLFEQLLYATTTAATDDDVGAAELAAARDLHTDDASPRAAFLRHRTQTHRVWLRANEERLRLRQTWHRFFADAQHDVLITPAAPTAAIPAGSRSLVVDSVERSFFDQTGWANLTSHVGLPSLVMPAARSADGLPIGVQLVGPAYSERSLLVMAEHLAPLLGGTAAGVIGSWSG